From Deinococcus radiopugnans ATCC 19172, one genomic window encodes:
- a CDS encoding DUF7662 domain-containing protein: MKSFLEVRLVTDSDVVLNLSLPTGLDAATLLQRLPAFLAEPVSTPEGSISVKDAEAIKAIGKRYAPLAAHLAALPSTTPTVTLSYSEIEKILGADLPATARSTHAPAWWSNTETHSQGKAWLAVDWKTSNINPSAETVEFRRR; the protein is encoded by the coding sequence ATGAAAAGTTTTCTAGAAGTGCGGCTGGTCACGGACAGCGATGTCGTCCTCAACCTCTCCCTCCCCACTGGTCTCGACGCGGCAACCCTCCTGCAACGGCTCCCCGCGTTCCTCGCCGAACCCGTCAGCACGCCCGAGGGCAGCATCAGCGTCAAGGACGCCGAAGCCATCAAGGCCATCGGCAAGCGATATGCCCCGCTGGCCGCGCATCTGGCCGCCCTCCCCAGCACCACGCCCACCGTGACCCTCAGCTACAGCGAAATTGAGAAGATCCTCGGCGCTGACCTTCCGGCAACCGCCCGCAGCACGCATGCCCCCGCGTGGTGGTCCAACACTGAGACCCACTCCCAGGGCAAGGCGTGGCTGGCGGTGGACTGGAAAACGAGCAACATCAACCCCAGTGCCGAGACCGTCGAGTTCCGCCGCAGGTAG